One Anas platyrhynchos isolate ZD024472 breed Pekin duck chromosome 10, IASCAAS_PekinDuck_T2T, whole genome shotgun sequence genomic window carries:
- the LOC101795408 gene encoding P2R1A-PPP2R2A-interacting phosphatase regulator 1 isoform X3 produces MSGTNAFLLGSDRVNRQECTIVQILFCATIKVNSRSTLVHHIWRKFYVSVVCCFVLQFVPSSPIRIPSSRLHQIKQEEGMNLMNRETVHEREVQVAMQMSQSWEESLSLSDNDFEKSSSPKQVDFIPVSPAPSPTRGIGKQCFSPSLQSLVSSSGLPPSPSPSPTRRFSSRRSQSPINCIRPSVLGSIKRKGVTEMEDHPKRLFQGSMNMLTPEISHHTDSVGCLSSHALDDNRSSAGSSCDSPAEVSTNTDSPVSLSDSRSPFLPVDLTAKLPID; encoded by the exons ATGAGTGGAACAAATGCATTTCTACTAGGGAGTGACCGAGTGAACAGGCAGGAATGCACTATTGTCCAGATCCTTTTCTGTGCCACAATCAAGGTCAACTCAAGGTCAACGTTGGTTCATCACATTTGGAGGAAATTTTA tgtTTCAGTTGtatgttgttttgttctgcagTTTGTGCCATCATCTCCTATACGTATTCCTAGCAGCCGTCTTCATCAAATCAAACAG GAAGAAGGAATGAATTTGATGAACAGAGAAACAGTACATGAAAG aGAAGTGCAAGTAGCAATGCAGATGAGCCAGTCATGGGAGGAGAGCTTGAGCCTG AGTGACAATGATTTTGAAAAATCATCATCACCAAAGCAAGTAGACTTTATCCCAGTCTCTCCAGCTCCTTCACCTACCAGAGGAATAGGGAAG CAATGTTTCTCACCGTCTTTGCAAAGTTTGGTTAGTAGCAGTGGATTACCTCCAAGTCCTAGCCCAAGTCCAACAAGGAGATTTTCAAG CAGGAGAAGCCAGAGTCCAATTAACTGCATTCGACCAAGTGTTCTTGggtcaataaaaagaaaag GGGTAACAGAGATGGAAGATCATCCAAAAAGATTATTCCAAGGATCCATGAACATGCTTACTCCTGAAATTTCACATCACACGGACAGTGTGGGATG tTTGTCGTCACATGCGCTTGATGACAATAGAAGCAGTGCAGGCTCTTCTTGCGACTCACCAGCTGAAGTTAGCACCAACACAGACTCTCCAGTCTCACTGTCTGACTCCAGATCTCCGTTTTTACCAGTAGATCTTACAGCTAAGTTACCTATTGATTGA
- the LOC101795408 gene encoding P2R1A-PPP2R2A-interacting phosphatase regulator 1 isoform X2, which yields MAQEKMELDLELPPGSAAAPSDGGGLRRSNSAPLIHGLSDNSQVFQANVLRTRRNSTTVMNRHSLFVPSSPIRIPSSRLHQIKQEEGMNLMNRETVHEREVQVAMQMSQSWEESLSLSDNDFEKSSSPKQVDFIPVSPAPSPTRGIGKQCFSPSLQSLVSSSGLPPSPSPSPTRRFSRRSQSPINCIRPSVLGSIKRKGVTEMEDHPKRLFQGSMNMLTPEISHHTDSVGCLSSHALDDNRSSAGSSCDSPAEVSTNTDSPVSLSDSRSPFLPVDLTAKLPID from the exons atGGCTCAGGAGAAAATGGAGCTGGACCTGGAGCTGCCGCCGGGGAGCGCCGCGGCCCCGAGCGACGGGGGCGGCCTGAGGAGATCCAACAGCGCCCCCCTCATCCACGGGCTCAG TGATAATTCACAGGTGTTCCAGGCTAACGTGTTGCGAACCCGCAGGAACAGTACCACGGTTATGAATCGTCACAGCCTG TTTGTGCCATCATCTCCTATACGTATTCCTAGCAGCCGTCTTCATCAAATCAAACAG GAAGAAGGAATGAATTTGATGAACAGAGAAACAGTACATGAAAG aGAAGTGCAAGTAGCAATGCAGATGAGCCAGTCATGGGAGGAGAGCTTGAGCCTG AGTGACAATGATTTTGAAAAATCATCATCACCAAAGCAAGTAGACTTTATCCCAGTCTCTCCAGCTCCTTCACCTACCAGAGGAATAGGGAAG CAATGTTTCTCACCGTCTTTGCAAAGTTTGGTTAGTAGCAGTGGATTACCTCCAAGTCCTAGCCCAAGTCCAACAAGGAGATTTTCAAG GAGAAGCCAGAGTCCAATTAACTGCATTCGACCAAGTGTTCTTGggtcaataaaaagaaaag GGGTAACAGAGATGGAAGATCATCCAAAAAGATTATTCCAAGGATCCATGAACATGCTTACTCCTGAAATTTCACATCACACGGACAGTGTGGGATG tTTGTCGTCACATGCGCTTGATGACAATAGAAGCAGTGCAGGCTCTTCTTGCGACTCACCAGCTGAAGTTAGCACCAACACAGACTCTCCAGTCTCACTGTCTGACTCCAGATCTCCGTTTTTACCAGTAGATCTTACAGCTAAGTTACCTATTGATTGA
- the LOC101795408 gene encoding P2R1A-PPP2R2A-interacting phosphatase regulator 1 isoform X1 — translation MAQEKMELDLELPPGSAAAPSDGGGLRRSNSAPLIHGLSDNSQVFQANVLRTRRNSTTVMNRHSLFVPSSPIRIPSSRLHQIKQEEGMNLMNRETVHEREVQVAMQMSQSWEESLSLSDNDFEKSSSPKQVDFIPVSPAPSPTRGIGKQCFSPSLQSLVSSSGLPPSPSPSPTRRFSSRRSQSPINCIRPSVLGSIKRKGVTEMEDHPKRLFQGSMNMLTPEISHHTDSVGCLSSHALDDNRSSAGSSCDSPAEVSTNTDSPVSLSDSRSPFLPVDLTAKLPID, via the exons atGGCTCAGGAGAAAATGGAGCTGGACCTGGAGCTGCCGCCGGGGAGCGCCGCGGCCCCGAGCGACGGGGGCGGCCTGAGGAGATCCAACAGCGCCCCCCTCATCCACGGGCTCAG TGATAATTCACAGGTGTTCCAGGCTAACGTGTTGCGAACCCGCAGGAACAGTACCACGGTTATGAATCGTCACAGCCTG TTTGTGCCATCATCTCCTATACGTATTCCTAGCAGCCGTCTTCATCAAATCAAACAG GAAGAAGGAATGAATTTGATGAACAGAGAAACAGTACATGAAAG aGAAGTGCAAGTAGCAATGCAGATGAGCCAGTCATGGGAGGAGAGCTTGAGCCTG AGTGACAATGATTTTGAAAAATCATCATCACCAAAGCAAGTAGACTTTATCCCAGTCTCTCCAGCTCCTTCACCTACCAGAGGAATAGGGAAG CAATGTTTCTCACCGTCTTTGCAAAGTTTGGTTAGTAGCAGTGGATTACCTCCAAGTCCTAGCCCAAGTCCAACAAGGAGATTTTCAAG CAGGAGAAGCCAGAGTCCAATTAACTGCATTCGACCAAGTGTTCTTGggtcaataaaaagaaaag GGGTAACAGAGATGGAAGATCATCCAAAAAGATTATTCCAAGGATCCATGAACATGCTTACTCCTGAAATTTCACATCACACGGACAGTGTGGGATG tTTGTCGTCACATGCGCTTGATGACAATAGAAGCAGTGCAGGCTCTTCTTGCGACTCACCAGCTGAAGTTAGCACCAACACAGACTCTCCAGTCTCACTGTCTGACTCCAGATCTCCGTTTTTACCAGTAGATCTTACAGCTAAGTTACCTATTGATTGA